From Psychroflexus torquis ATCC 700755, the proteins below share one genomic window:
- a CDS encoding endonuclease, translating to MISNQKFRGLFLGFIVLLSSCSSVQKTTPTSQESEEFLINTIGFYNLENLFDTEDDPTKFDESSPLMEIAEGERETIYRAKVANMAKVIADLGSEVTGKPPAVIGVCEVENFNVLQDLVNDHSLSGYDYGIIHYNSPDARSIDVALLYRKSIFRPIHSKAHELVLYSDIDRTKRKYTRDQLYVKGKLDGEEMHFIVNHWPSRRGGEKRSRPNRVNAAKLTKKIKDSIQTQDPYAKILIMGDFNDGPYNESIKEVLEAQEFSENLGIRGLYNPLEKLFKKGIGTIAWRDTWDLFDMILVSRPLIHTTDYSSYTLYQANIFNPYYLQNPKGRFKGYPFRSFADGGFTNGYSDHFPVYLYLIKKKPTEPLPSD from the coding sequence ATGATTTCAAATCAGAAATTTCGAGGTCTTTTTTTGGGATTTATAGTCCTTTTGTCTAGCTGTTCTTCGGTGCAGAAGACAACGCCAACATCTCAAGAATCAGAAGAATTCCTTATCAATACTATAGGGTTTTACAATTTGGAAAATTTATTCGACACTGAAGATGACCCTACTAAATTTGATGAAAGTTCTCCCCTTATGGAAATCGCAGAAGGTGAACGCGAGACCATCTACAGAGCAAAAGTCGCAAATATGGCTAAGGTCATTGCTGACTTAGGGTCTGAAGTCACAGGAAAACCGCCGGCGGTGATTGGCGTATGTGAAGTTGAAAACTTTAACGTGTTGCAAGATCTAGTTAACGACCACTCCTTATCTGGCTACGATTACGGGATTATACATTACAACTCGCCAGATGCCAGGAGTATCGACGTCGCCTTGCTTTATAGAAAAAGTATATTCAGACCCATCCACTCCAAAGCCCACGAACTCGTGTTGTATAGCGATATCGATAGGACCAAACGGAAGTATACCAGAGATCAGCTTTATGTTAAGGGGAAATTGGACGGTGAGGAGATGCATTTTATCGTAAATCACTGGCCCTCTAGAAGAGGAGGCGAAAAACGCAGCCGCCCCAACCGAGTAAACGCTGCTAAACTCACTAAAAAAATTAAAGATTCTATACAAACCCAAGACCCCTATGCGAAAATCCTAATTATGGGAGATTTTAATGATGGCCCTTACAACGAAAGTATAAAAGAGGTTTTAGAGGCACAGGAATTTTCTGAAAATTTAGGAATAAGAGGGCTTTATAATCCCCTTGAAAAGCTCTTTAAAAAAGGCATAGGCACCATCGCTTGGAGAGATACCTGGGATCTCTTTGATATGATTCTGGTCTCGAGACCCTTAATTCACACCACCGATTATTCAAGCTATACGCTTTACCAGGCTAATATTTTTAATCCGTATTATCTACAAAATCCAAAAGGCCGCTTTAAAGGCTACCCCTTTCGCTCCTTTGCCGATGGTGGATTTACCAATGGCTATAGTGACCACTTTCCGGTCTACTTATATCTGATTAAGAAAAAACCAACAGAACCCTTGCCTTCAGACTAG
- a CDS encoding carboxypeptidase-like regulatory domain-containing protein has protein sequence MFRFHLLFYVFPLILMGIVATAQQTDVKGTILEMDTEQPLPGITISIEGMGIKVLTDEQGRFTFVSQDLPLGEQILAVNSTNYESKRFPIIINEGELLDLGEIYLTIDLSEENRQISTISLSDDELDGDDASSFNISGLLASSQDTYLRAAAFDFSAAFFNPRGLDNANGKLLINGLEMNKQFSGRPNWANWGGLNDVQRNRVFSKNTEASDYTIGDVAGVSNIMMRASKMRKGGRVSFASSNRSYQGRIMGSYNSGLLNGGWSYSVLLSRRYGEEGFREGTLYDANSISLSVENQINDKHSLNFTGFYAPNRRGLGTAVTQEVVNLKGIEYNPNWGSFDGAQRNSRIRKTEEPVFMLNHYWDIADNISLNTNVGYQFGFFSTTRVENGGTRLFTDPNTGEQAYLGGARNPSPIYYQNLPSYYLRDPNPTPLDYQGAFLAQREFQNDGQFQWEDLYFANFLNQNRGGNSTYAIQSDRVEDKQVMANTILDVKLAENITLNGRLNYRKLESENFAQLEDLLGGDHYLDVDFFAEESALITGIGTDLAQSDLRNPNRLVLEGERYKYNYKVDAEVYDVFAQAQLQYKRIDFYTGLSFGKTTYQRTGLYENGFFSGDRSFGLGEELDFTTYALKGGTTFRLTGRHVFTLNAAYFQNAPTLQNSYSNARQNGDVVEGITEVKIQSADLSYIYKSPIISGRITGFYTGFQDETNVGFYYTEELTGLPVANNQNNAFVQEVMTGIDRLHYGAEFGVEAKVLTTLTLKAAGSFGHYIYDSNPNLYLSSQNFPEAKLRFGDGKTELKNVRVPSGPERVFQLGFEYRDPQYWNFGVTVNHFSHTYISPSGLLRSDNFALDTDGILYNDYDEVLAKDILKQERFDDYMLVNMIGGKSWKVKDYFVGFFAVVNNVLDQDYKTGGFEQSRTSNYRSRGEDLNRENGPLFGNRYFFGFGTTYYLSTYIRF, from the coding sequence ATGTTTAGATTTCATTTACTGTTTTATGTATTTCCCCTTATCTTAATGGGAATAGTTGCTACTGCTCAGCAAACTGATGTTAAAGGCACAATTTTAGAAATGGATACAGAACAGCCACTCCCTGGGATAACTATCTCTATTGAAGGGATGGGCATAAAAGTACTGACCGATGAACAAGGAAGATTTACGTTTGTTTCTCAAGATTTGCCTTTAGGGGAGCAAATTTTGGCTGTAAATTCCACTAATTATGAGTCTAAACGATTTCCGATCATCATCAATGAAGGAGAACTACTAGACCTTGGTGAGATTTATCTCACTATTGATTTAAGCGAGGAAAACAGACAAATAAGCACCATTTCTTTATCCGATGATGAGTTGGACGGAGACGATGCGAGTTCTTTTAATATTTCTGGTCTTTTAGCCTCGTCTCAAGATACCTACTTAAGAGCTGCAGCATTTGATTTTAGTGCTGCCTTTTTTAACCCAAGAGGCTTAGATAACGCCAATGGTAAATTACTAATTAATGGCTTGGAAATGAACAAGCAGTTTTCTGGAAGGCCCAATTGGGCGAACTGGGGAGGACTTAACGATGTGCAAAGAAATCGGGTGTTTTCAAAAAACACAGAAGCAAGCGATTACACCATTGGGGATGTAGCTGGGGTATCTAATATTATGATGAGAGCCTCCAAAATGAGAAAGGGTGGGCGCGTGTCTTTCGCAAGTTCCAACAGAAGCTATCAGGGCAGAATTATGGGAAGTTATAATTCTGGTTTACTCAATGGCGGTTGGTCCTATTCAGTTTTGCTGTCTAGACGTTATGGCGAGGAAGGCTTTAGAGAAGGAACCTTATACGATGCCAATTCTATTTCTCTTTCTGTTGAAAACCAAATTAATGATAAGCATAGTCTCAATTTTACAGGCTTTTATGCTCCCAACAGAAGAGGATTAGGAACGGCGGTGACTCAGGAAGTTGTCAACTTAAAAGGTATAGAATACAATCCGAATTGGGGAAGCTTTGATGGTGCTCAGCGCAATTCTAGAATTCGTAAGACCGAAGAGCCTGTTTTTATGCTGAATCACTATTGGGATATTGCCGATAATATTTCTTTAAATACCAATGTGGGCTACCAATTTGGATTCTTCTCTACCACTCGCGTAGAAAACGGCGGCACGCGATTATTTACAGATCCTAATACTGGTGAACAAGCCTATTTAGGCGGGGCAAGAAATCCTTCGCCTATTTATTATCAAAACTTACCAAGCTATTATTTAAGAGATCCTAACCCGACCCCACTAGATTATCAAGGGGCTTTTTTAGCTCAGCGGGAGTTTCAAAACGATGGTCAGTTTCAATGGGAGGATCTTTACTTTGCCAATTTCTTAAATCAAAATAGGGGTGGAAATTCTACTTATGCTATTCAATCCGATCGTGTTGAAGACAAACAAGTCATGGCTAATACTATTTTGGATGTAAAATTAGCCGAAAATATAACACTTAATGGTCGGTTAAACTACAGGAAGCTCGAGAGTGAAAACTTTGCTCAGCTAGAAGATCTGTTAGGCGGAGACCACTATTTAGATGTAGATTTTTTTGCTGAGGAAAGTGCATTGATTACTGGGATAGGAACAGATTTGGCTCAGAGTGATCTCAGAAATCCTAATCGCCTTGTTTTAGAAGGAGAACGTTATAAATACAATTATAAGGTAGATGCAGAAGTTTATGATGTGTTTGCTCAAGCTCAACTTCAATATAAACGTATAGATTTTTACACGGGCTTAAGCTTTGGGAAGACAACCTATCAAAGAACAGGCTTATATGAAAATGGATTTTTCTCAGGAGATCGTTCTTTTGGTCTTGGAGAAGAATTGGATTTCACAACCTATGCTCTAAAAGGAGGCACGACTTTTAGGTTAACGGGAAGACATGTTTTTACTCTAAATGCGGCTTACTTTCAAAATGCACCTACTTTGCAGAATTCCTACAGCAACGCCAGACAAAATGGAGATGTAGTTGAAGGTATAACGGAGGTGAAAATTCAATCTGCAGATCTCAGTTATATTTATAAATCTCCAATTATAAGTGGGCGCATCACGGGGTTTTATACTGGGTTTCAAGATGAAACCAATGTTGGGTTTTATTATACAGAAGAATTAACAGGTCTACCCGTGGCTAACAATCAAAATAATGCTTTTGTGCAGGAAGTCATGACGGGTATTGACAGGTTGCATTATGGGGCTGAATTTGGTGTAGAAGCTAAAGTTCTCACAACATTAACTCTTAAGGCAGCAGGCTCTTTTGGGCACTACATTTACGATAGTAATCCAAATTTGTATTTGTCCAGTCAGAACTTTCCAGAGGCGAAGCTGAGGTTTGGCGATGGTAAAACCGAGTTAAAAAATGTGAGAGTTCCTAGTGGTCCAGAACGTGTATTCCAATTGGGTTTTGAGTACCGAGATCCTCAATATTGGAATTTTGGCGTCACTGTCAATCACTTTTCTCATACCTATATAAGTCCAAGTGGACTTTTACGATCTGATAATTTTGCTTTGGATACCGATGGAATTCTTTATAATGATTATGATGAAGTTCTAGCTAAGGATATTTTAAAGCAGGAACGCTTTGATGACTATATGCTCGTGAATATGATAGGTGGGAAATCTTGGAAAGTGAAAGATTACTTCGTAGGTTTTTTTGCAGTGGTCAATAATGTGCTAGATCAAGACTACAAAACAGGAGGATTCGAACAATCTAGAACGAGTAATTATAGAAGCAGAGGCGAAGATCTCAATCGGGAAAATGGACC